In Centropristis striata isolate RG_2023a ecotype Rhode Island chromosome 5, C.striata_1.0, whole genome shotgun sequence, a single genomic region encodes these proteins:
- the LOC131971097 gene encoding cytosolic sulfotransferase 3-like, which yields MKETIERGCHVTRRGGEEKQFLKTEAGDVKSFRNPAEKPGAFSMSSDPDKLPPRPELFDFHGVSMTHFFTDNWENVQKFQARPDDILIATYPKAGTTWVTYILELLYFGQTENQTSVPIYERVPFLEILFPSVGSGKDMVDSLTTSPRLIKTHFPVQFVPKSFWEQNCRIVYVARNAKDNMVSYFHFDRMNMGQPEPGDWSSYFQRFLDGKMVFGSWYDHVNGWWKKKQTYSNLHYMFYEDMIEDTGREIDKLCSFLGLSSSDEEKKRVTGGVQFDNMKKDSMANYSTNPVMDFKISHFMRKGKVGDWKNHFTVAQNEKFDEDYKKKMTDTTLQFRDEV from the exons ATGAAGG AGACAATAGAGAGAGGGTGTCATGTAACAAGAAGAGGGGGGGAGGAGAAGCAGTTCCTCAAAACTGAAGCAGGAGACGTGAAAAGCTTCAGGAATCCAGCAGAGAAACCAGGAGCATTCAGCATGTCTTCAGACCCAGACAAG ttACCACCTCGACCAGAACTGTTTGATTTCCATGGAGTCTCAATGACCCACTTTTTCACAGACAACTGGGAAAACGTTCAAAAGTTTCAGGCCAGGCCAGATGATATACTTATTGCAACATACCCCAAAGCAG GAACCACATGGGTCACCTACATCCTGGAGCTGCTGTATTTTGGTCAGACAGAGAATCAAACATCTGTCCCGATCTATGAGAGAGTGCCTTTCTTGGAGATCCTCTTCCCGTCTGTTGGTTCAG GAAAAGACATGGTGGACAGCCTCACCACTTCTCCTCGACTCATTAAGACACATTTTCCAGTCCAGTTTGTGCCGAAGTCCTTCTGGGAGCAGAACTGCAGG ATTGTCTATGTGGCCCGCAATGCCAAAGACAACATGGTGTCTTATTTTCACTTTGATCGCATGAACATGGGTCAGCCAGAGCCTGGAGACTGGAGCAGCTACTTCCAGAGATTCTTGGATGGGAAAA TGGTGTTTGGATCCTGGTACGACCATGTGAACGGCTGGTGGAAGAAGAAACAGACTTATTCCAATCTCCACTACATGTTCTACGAAGATATGATTGAg GATACTGGACGGGAAATCGACAAACTCTGCAGCTTTCTCGGTTTGTCTAGTTCAGACGAGGAGAAGAAACGAGTTACAGGTGGAGTGCAGTTTGATAATATGAAGAAGGACAGCATGGCCAACTATTCTACAAACCCAGTTATGGATTTCAAAATTTCTCACTTCATGAGAAAAG GGAAAGTTGGTGACTGGAAGAACCATTTCACTGTGGCCCAGAACGAGAAGTTTGATGAAGACTACAAGAAAAAGATGACGGACACCACTCTTCAGTTCCGCGATGAAGTTTGA
- the LOC131971288 gene encoding LOW QUALITY PROTEIN: cytosolic sulfotransferase 3-like (The sequence of the model RefSeq protein was modified relative to this genomic sequence to represent the inferred CDS: substituted 1 base at 1 genomic stop codon) produces MXSPPRPELFDFHGVSLTHYFTDNWENIQKFQARPDDILIATYPKAGTTWVSYILDLLYFGQTERQTSVPIYERVPFLEILFPSVGSGTDLAENLPTSPRLIKTHFPIQFVPKSFLEQNCKIIYVARNAKDNMVSFFHFDRMNMAQPEPGDWSSYFQRFLDGKMLYGSWYDHVNGWWKKKQTYSNLHYMFYEDMIEDTGREIDKLCSFLGLSCSDEEKKRVTGGVQFDNMKKDKMANYSTLEVLDFKVSHFMRKGKVGDWKNHFTVAQNEKFDEDYKKKMTDTTLQFRDEV; encoded by the exons atgTAGTCACCACCTCGACCAGAACTGTTTGATTTCCATGGAGTCTCATTGACCCACTATTTCACAGACAACTGGGAAAACATTCAAAAGTTCCAGGCCAGGCCAGATGATATACTTATTGCAACCTACCCCAAAGCAG GAACCACATGGGTCTCCTACATCCTCGACCTGCTGTATTTTGGTCAGACAGAGCGTCAGACATCTGTCCCGATCTATGAGAGAGTGCCTTTCTTGGAGATCCTCTTCCCGTCTGTTGGTTCAG GAACAGACCTGGCAGAGAACCTCCCCACCTCTCCTCGGCTCATTAAGACTCATTTCCCAATCCAGTTTGTGCCGAAGTCCTTTTTGGAGCAGAACTGCAAG ATCATCTATGTGGCCCGCAATGCCAAAGACAAcatggtgtctttttttcactttgatcgCATGAACATGGCTCAGCCAGAACCTGGAGACTGGAGCAGCTACTTCCAGAGATTCTTGGACGGAAAGA TGCTGTATGGATCCTGGTACGACCATGTGAACGGCTGGTGGAAGAAGAAACAGACTTATTCCAATCTTCACTACATGTTCTATGAAGATATGATTGAg GATACTGGACGGGAAATCGACAAACTCTGCAGCTTTCTCGGTTTGTCTTGTTCAGATGAGGAGAAGAAACGAGTTACAGGTGGAGTGCAGTTTGATAATATGAAGAAGGACAAGATGGCCAACTATTCTACATTGGAGGTTTTGGACTTCAAAGTTTCTCACTTCATGAGAAAAG GGAAAGTTGGTGACTGGAAAAACCATTTCACTGTGGCCCAGAACGAGAAGTTTGATGAAGACTACAAGAAAAAGATGACGGACACCACTCTTCAGTTCCGCGATGAAGTTTGA